A region of the Salvia splendens isolate huo1 chromosome 11, SspV2, whole genome shotgun sequence genome:
ttctgtcgggaattccgcgccactgctgatgctcttaaaTATCTGTGTAAATTACGACTATTTACATAAATCACCCCTTTTTTCACTAAAATCTTCAAATATCTAAGCCAAGTTGCAATAATAGCCAGAAACACCATACACCAAATTTGGAAATATATTTGcattaaaataaaagttgataaaaaaggaaattgtaCTCCATTTATTTAAAAACAAATACATACTTTACTCGGGCGTACCCAAGCGACATACAATTTGGATTGGAAATCCTTACGCAAAAACTGTAGTTGGGATTGCTAAGGGCATGCGCTGCAGCGTGCTTAAAGGCTGAGCTTGCATGCTTATTTGCCAAAGCATGACATTGCACAACGTTGAGCATGTCGGACAGGGATGGATCTAGAGTGTAAGCGGGGCAAATGCCTTCTctaaaaattttcatttatatgtatataacctattatagaaaaaaatactaatatatattCTTCATTAACGGTCTCTCCTTAAACACTTCAAATATCACCACACACTATATTTTTGCCTCtttaaagataatttttttgCTCTGCCCCTAGTGTCCGTCAATACGTCCTTGCGTGCCTAAGTGTGTTGCATGCATGTTGCGTCATTATGTGTGTCTCAGTCATGTCTTTGTCACGTGCTTTTTAAGTATACTAACTTTTATATAgaatcaaattttataaaaaaaaattaatatcccATTGCTTCTTCATCTACAAtaacactttcttttttatccTCTATAAATACATTTTTCCATACTTCATTCTTTATCTATCTTCATCATATTCTCCATTTCTTTATTCCAATTATGcgttgtcattttttatttaatcatatAGTTTTCTCTGTATTGTACCCAATCCGTAAAATAGATAGATTTGTACTATTAAAAAGGGCAAATTGTCAGATATCTTTTGATAAAATAGTCTCCTACAcgagttttttttatgtattaatgatactccatctgtcccattagaaatgaaacgttttcctttttaggttgtcccaataaaaatgaaacgtttcctacaATGGAAACaacactctctctactttttcttatttctaactttactctctcttcattaacttacaaaacaccactacataaaatcttgtgccggaaaccaaatgttgcatatttattaggacggagggagtatgtattaATGACAGGGGAGTGTTATactgctaactcaatacttaattcctaaccataattaaataatatcaTTAGTCTCGAAAGGctaatacgatcaacaaaaaacgtcaataagggtattaagttcaatttacaacaaattagttgtaattaacttttaaaaaatatcgcATAACTtaaaaacgcatataactttctcgattcaaattattttttcgcacaacatttatcaaattaaagataatttcataaggattctaatgagatctcacttgcatatgttccaatgtcaaaatttgaattttttttcaaaaattttcaatttttcatacaataacaaatgtcaacatagtatataaaatatgtcaatataatacatgtagaatgtcattcttaaatCAATGTGTTGGcataagcaatgtgttgacattctcaaagcattgtgttgatattttcaaaatattatattgacatttccATCCAAAACCttaatttgatagtttttttttatctttttcgatttaattaataaaaatgaaaattacacgtggcaaattttagactactagatttctaaaatcatatggtcttaaattaattgtatttaGCAACTACAGAGTGAATTAACAATTGATCACTTcccattaataataatattaaattctCTATATTAACTTGATGGATTTAtagaattaaaattttacatGGCATAAATTTACTCCCAAATCGATAAGTATCACTTTTATACTCCTATgatatagtaaaatataaaCTAGTATAATAAATCTCGACTTAATTTTGGTAATATAGTTCAATTTAGTTAATAAAATGTAACTaccattcaatttaattaattggttGATTGTACAAGCTACTACAAGTCAATTCAAATGAAAATCAACGAAGCATTATTTCgggaaaaatataaattaaactCTAATGGtctatttcactttttttagGCATCCGTAGTGgggcggatgtcccggcggacatcccaaaaacacctcctgccacgtcataaggacttcccactgcactgccacgtcataaggactctccactgcacagtgacggacatcccgacgaacttcccacaataataaaaattcacaaattcaccaaattaaataatttacggaattaaaatttcgacacaaaaaCGGAGGAATTGCatccactttatttaaaaaaaacatacatggtacaaaaaaacacaaataatTATTCATCTTCGAAAGAAAcgtatttagagagagatacttttggttattttagtgtaattggattaacttgattgatcagtATTACCATAATGAGACACCATATAAGTTTGAAAGTGCGAAGTGCacgcttgtttgaattcattGTGATTAGACGGGGGTTAGGTGGCAGTGCCCCCGAGTTGCGGGATCCAAGGGACTCTGCCCCTGGCTGGGGTTCAgcttggaaattttttatttccattaaagttgctgtgtagaaaattcatccgaaaatataatttctgatagTCGAAGGACTGATTTGCAATTTTAGAAACTCCTTTAAAAACTGATAATTTCAATTAAGAATGGAAGAGGCACGATGTTTCGTTTCaggccgtatttatagaatttaaaaaaaaaatcaaataatcgggacgtctgcgcggacgtccgtgggggtcaacgcaatggcggacgtcccgagaACACCGctgaactccggtgtccgcagcggatgtCCATATCCGCGTCacccttgcacaatggcggacgtccggcacgccaTTGCGGATGAGTGTCCGGCACGCCATTGCGGATGAGCGTCCGACACCCTTGTACAATTGCGTCCGGGAtgggcgccattgcggatgagCGTCCGACACCCTTGTACAATGGCGTCCGGGATGAGCGCCATTGCGGATGagcgtgccggacgtccgctGGGACGGCCGCCATTGCGGAttctcttagagcatctccagtgggcggacatcccactaggacatccactaggacatcccaaaaacacctcctgccacgtcactaggacttctcaccccactgccacgtcactaggacatcccctcctatgtctgcccttcccactaggacatcccgcaataaaaaaaatcacaataatttaattacgtaaaaacggaaatattattttgacacggaatacgagaaagcaaaatacgggcaaaaatacatattcataaaacataaaaaaaacatagttagaaaaaagcaaaatacatagtcattcgaaaaaagaaaaatacataatatgttggatattttaatgtaattggattaacttgattgatcaatataattataacgagacatcaaataagttggaagtgcggagtgcacacttatttgaattcgttatgattagacggaggttcgggggcagcgcccccgagagcggggtccaaggggcggcagcccctggcggggtccaaggggcagagccccaGGTCagtttggaatttttttatttccattaaagttaCTGTGCAGAAATCTTCAACCGGAAATGAAATTTTCGATAATTGAAGGaccaaattgcaattttataacCCGCCAACAATCAGTTATTTTCGGTTGTGAAATGAAGGGATGCAACGTTTCATCCTAAACCTCTACATAATCcaacatccccggctcactccgcgttgaaatgaagttcaacgagccgtatatatagagttttttttaaaaaaaaaaaaaaattccggacgtccgacccttgccacagtggcggacgtccgccctcccgtcgccgggacgtccgaggacacccgacgtcctcacgggacgtccgtatccgacctaaatgccacaatggcggacgtcccggtcgcccgtcgcgacgtccgaccggatgtccgaccggacgtccgccattggagatgctcttagtctaTGACTCTCTCAATAAATAtcacattttcaattttaaaaagtaaatattgataaatttaattacgtaaatcGAATGATTGGAAAAAGGGAAATTTGTGAATAAATCCGGGCCTATCAAAATTAATGCAACAAGCCCACTCCTTCACATTTCACAGTCACAGCGCCACTTACTCTTCATCTTCTACGCCCTCTTCTCCTCGTCAATTCCAATTTCCATAGTATACGTCGATAAATTAATCGAAGGAATTCATATTTTTAGGAGCTTTTGATTAGAGAAATCCTTCTGTTCAGTACTCGAAAATTCCACAAGAAAAATTCTACATCTACTTGTTATGCCCTAAATCCAGCGATACCTGACATCAACAACACAAGAGGATACAGCACAGCTTCGCATTCATTTTCGATATCAGAAGATCGAAGGTAAATATGTTTCTATCACGTTAATCAATCGATAAAGAGCATATATGCATAATATTGTCTTTTTTCTGATTATcaaagtaattatttttttcatttgaaCCGAGAAACACATCAGTTTAAAGAAAGAGGCGAACGCCGAATAAAAAATCTAAATGCAATTAAATAACGTTGAAATCAGCAGATAGATATAGATTACTTACAGTTGAAATTTGAGCTGGATCTGAAATGCAAATTGAATTTGATTGATGAACAGTTGCGATGGACGGTCCTGATCGCGAGGCGGTAGAGAAATGCGACGGCTCTGAATCGAATTCGGTGGCGATTGCGAAGAAACTGATACACGGCAGAATGCTGATCGGAATCAAGGACGGTCGCTTCTTCGTAGGCTCGTTTTACTGCATGGATAAGCAAGGGAACATCATTCTTCAAGACGCCGTTGAGTATCGCAGCACCAGACGGTCTTCCCCTTCTCCGATGGAGCATCGCGGTGTTGGTCTCATCCTCATCCCCTCGTCGTGCAGGACTTCTTGCCGCGTTGATTGCTCCGTTCAGGATCAGCTCTCTCTGCTCTCCCTAAACCACGACTGACTCAGCGTATCAGCGAAGTGTTTCCTTTTGAGAAGGTGTATTTTCTGTAACTGAGTGAttgaaaattgaagaaaatagGGCTATGAATCAGCTTGGCATTGAAAGAGAGATCTCCAATTGTCATTATACAAGTTTGTACAAATTCAGGATTCGATAGCCTGGCATGCTTAAAATGTCTCGTGGCGACGAAACAAATTGGGATATATGAGATTAATTTCATATACATTTCAAAAGTAATGCAACCTAAATACGGTGGTCGGGCCTTGGCTCTGCCTCTATCAGTAACGATTTGAATATGGGGTACCATACACGATAAGGGTAGGCACAACGCGCAGAGCTGTGTCAATGGGTATTGCAAAGTTCACACCGGAAGACATTCCACTGCCTGCATAATAGTTCAAAATGTTGTTATCATCTTTAAACTCTGTCACGATGAAGCGATCATCTTGAAACTTTACCTCTGCGGGTGAAGGTAGCTGTATTCACTCCAATAACATGACCATATGAATTGATCAGAGGCCCACCTGAATTTCCTGCAGTGGTGGAAGAGACATAGCCTCGACTGATGGAAGGCGAAACAAAGCAAACATACATCGCATTATGAAGAGACGAAACAGCCCCAAGGAATTTCAAGAATTGTTACCAGCATTGATAGCAGCATCTGTTTGGATTGCTCCTCGAATGGCTCTCCCATTGGGGGAGGGTATCTCTCTACCCAATCCACTGATTACCTGCAAAATCACATCTCTTTAAGTAGTTATCATGAAGGCATCATCAAGCaatcaaatttcttttcaaacaATGCCTCATTCTGCTGATCAGCTTAACAGTATGTTATTACCCCGGTCGTTAGAGTATTCTCGTATCCATATGGATTTCCGATTGCAAAACAGCTCTGCCCTACTTGCAACGCGCTGGATGTGCCGATTGCCACTGGCTTTAACTCGTTTCCTACTGCATCAACCTGCCACAGAAACAGAGTGTAACAAATTTGAGAGATCTTCTGTATACTGAAACTCAGAAATTCAGGAAATCGGGAAGAAACTAGGCTGAATTTGAGGTCAATAGACGAGATGTAAAACGACAAATGACTACGCTGATGCATTCTTTGCTCGACAATGTAGACAGTAAAAGCAATACACATAAGTAGAAGAAACTTATATTAGCACCTTAAGAACAGCAAGATCATAGTCTGGATCAAAACCAACTATTTTTCCTTCCCTAGTGATACTTTTGCCTCCAGAATCGACTAAATATACCTGAAGCGACAAACAAGAAGAACTGTCCTTACGAATATCTTAACCAGTTAAGAACCTTAGCTGCTGaaatcttgattgtgaggtatTGCtcaacataaaaatgaataaagagaACCTTACAACGTTGTAAACCACTTGTGTCCGTTGCCAATTTGGAAACCACGTGGTAGTTCGTCACCTGTTAGGAAATAACACAATGTGATGATCACTCCTCAGCAAAGCGATCAGCAAATAAAAGCTTTATGGCTTTCAGGTATTAGCTATGCCAATATAGTGAACTGTGTGAGCTCATTCAAGAAGTTTATCATAATCAGTGCTCATTGTATGTATTAGACAGAACATAACTGAATGATGAAGCTGTTAATGAGTAGATTAAATGATGAATGAATGAGAGCAGAGCATAGTTTAATTCATAAATGTTTAGcaaaaaaactaaagaaaagAGAGGTTAAAACCCACAATGTGACCAAATTTATCCCAAATGAAACCAGAACCAGTCCCTTCCACTTTTGCATTATCATCCTCATCTTCACCAATATTATTTCCAGAACTGCTCTTTGGAATTTCAGCCAATTCAATATCCTTTATGTACACAACAGAAGGTGAAGTTTCCTACATATAGGCAAATTGCAAAATTCCTCTTAGTCGGGATTGTGCAAACCAAGCTACAGCAGTAATTAACAACCATATCCAAAATTAAATACAACTATTTTATCGAGATAGAAACAGTAAAACCTGGAAAATTTGAACAACTCGAGTTTCTTCTTGATCGAGATCATCGAATTGTTGAGCGATGGCTGGTGGAGTGGAGAGATTTGGATTTTGATGCCAATGCAAATATGTAGCGAGGAAAGTAGTAGTGAAGATTAGTGATTTTCGCCTTGTTACAGCAGTGGCGTTGCCTGAATTTAAGCAATATGAGGGAGTGTGATGGAGTGGAATTGAAGATTTCACGCACATTGCTAAACCCAATTTCGCCATTGCAGCTCTGTGAGGAGGAAGGATAAGAAGGCTTGAACTTTTGCCACGTGTAAAAGAGTGATGCATTAAATAAAAGTGGATAACAGTAAAAAAGATTTTCGAAATATAATTTATGGTTTTATTTCAAACTTTATCAATTGGTTGCTTTGGGGCTTTTTTCTGCAACAATTGTTAAGGCCCAAAATAAAAGTGGCTTATTAGTAGTGACCAATGGGCTTCTACAGAGAAAGTATGGTTAATGGGACTATTTAAACTACTACTTCAAAAATACATTTGCCTATCTCATATCTAAGCATAATTGGAAATTGAAGTATTTTTATAGTTGAAatgttaaatttaattattactaaaaataaaacaattatgGTTATAATATAATGACACCTAAATTCGAAAATTATGCATTACAACTAATTGTAATCAATTGCAACTAATAAGAGTAAATAGATGAAGAGAAACTAAAAAAATCTTATTGTAGGTTGCAATATTCAATTATGACTGATATTTGAATATTATAATAGTTTAGTATAATCATTTAAAGATTGTACTACATGTTAATGACCATTTATAAATTATCTAAATTAGGTGATTAATTGAGTTAATATAAACAAGGAGTTGAACGTTCATCTATAATAAGTGCATTCACAGTTGAAGTCCATTTTTTATGAGTCATGTTAGAAAGTTTAATATCAGTCGCAACACTAGTAATAAATCAATCACATTTCAAATCTTATAATCAGCCACATGTAGTTCACTTATTTaaaagaatatttttatttctcaaattttttatatttgttgagTTTAATGCTtgtaaaatagaaaacaaaatgcctctaaaaattcaaaagttaattcaataaaattccaacaaattttaataataaaattaaaaaactgcATAATTTTAATTCCTACACTACACTTCAATTGTTATGcaccaaaatttcttccatcaaATCTTACTGGAGATGGACGTAAGTTAGTTCCTTCTACAATGAAGCTCGTCGACTCAAGAAATCTCAAAATTGGGCGACACACTGTAACATTTGAGAGAAAGTGAGAACCAAATGAGAGATGATGAAATAAGGAGAAGGATGACaatatacataaaaataaaattatattaaaaaatcgaAATGCAGCCGTTGATGCGGGGGCCTAAAATCACCCGCAACTATGGTAGATTTAGTGTAGAAAATATAGAACGTAGATTCATATGATCCAAAGGGAATGAAATCGATCTTATTGAATGATTCATCAGAAAATTACAAATGAGAGAGctgttctatttatacaaagaaATGAGCTAAGAGAGCAAACAAAATATCTTCTAACTAACTCTATAACAAACTAGTTTCCTAACTAACTTTTCAACTAACTCATCAAAATATCTAGTGATGACATGGCAATGACACAGCGTGTATGAGAAGTGAGAGCACGGGAGCttcatgttgatggaagaaacGTTGCATGCATGGAAGGAAGTCGACGTTGGCTTCATCATCTTTCACATGCCCCTTCAAGATGGATTGTATAAGCTCTCAAAATTCATCTTGCTTAGTATGGAACGAAAAGCCAACGTCCCTAAGGGTTTAGTGAAGATATCTGCCAGTTGAAGATTATTTCTAATGTGCAACGACTTTATCACATTTTCTAGAAATTTCTCTCTTACTGTATGGCAATCAATCTCAATGTGCTTAGTTCTCTCGTGGAAAACTGAATTTGAACAAATGTGGATGGTCGATTGATTGTCACAATATAGTGGAACAACCTTCTCAACTTTTATTCCAAAGTCCTTGAGGAGAGCAGTTGCCCATACTACTTCACATGTAGCCTGAGCCATTGCTCTGTACTCAGCCTCTGCTGATGACCGAGAAATAGTTGTTTGCTTCTTTGCTTTCCATGAAACCATTGAGGAGCCAAGGAATAGACAATATCCAGTTATAGACTTTCTTGTATCTGGACATGctgcccagtctgcatcagAAAATATACTTAAGCTCACTTTACTGTTGCTCAAATAGAACAGGCCATGTCCAGGTGAACTTTTCAAATATCTGAGGATCTTCTCAGCTGCTTCCCAGTGTTCATCGCTTGGATTTGAAACATATTGACTTAGTTTATGCACTGCAAAAGTGACATCTGGCCTAGTGATGCAGAGATAGAGTAATCTTCCAATGAGTCTTCTATATTTCGATGCATCTTTTAAGGGAGTGTCTGAGTCTAACTTCAATTTCTTCAAGGGATCCATAGGCACAGCAGAGGGCTTACAACCAAACATTCCTGCATCCCTCAATAAATCCATTGTATACTTCCTATGAGATATCAATATGcctttcttatttcttgcaATCTCTAGTCCAAGGAAGTATTTGGGAGATCCAAGATCCTTAAATTTGAAATGTTGTGATAAAAAGGTTTTGAAATCCCCAGTCATCTCTGGATGTGTAGTGGCAACTagaatatcatcaacatataccACTATTCCAAAGAAACTGTTGCTGTCAttcttgaagaagaaagagtggTCAGAGGCAGACTGTTGCAAACCAAATCCTTTGAGCACCTTAGATAGTTTTAAGTATCATTGTCTTGATGCTTGTTTTAAGCCATAGAGAGACTTCTTTAATTTGCACACAAGAGTTGAGTCTGAATTTGCCCCTTCAACAGACTGCCAATCAACATCATAGCCAGGAGGCAATGCCATATAAATATCCTCTTCTAGATCACcatagagaaaaaatattgTTTATGTCAAGGTGAGATAAAGAACATATCCCTTTATAGCAGCCAGAGCTAGAAGCATTTTCACAGTGGAGAGTTTTGCTACTGGAGAAAAAGTGTCCAGAAAGTCCACTCCTTCAAGTTGAGTAAATCCTTTTGCAACGAGCCTTGCTTTATATCTCTCGACTGTAGCATATGGATTAAATTTCTCCTTATATACTCATTTGCAATCAATGGGGACTTTTCCAGGAGGTAAGATAGTAACAGACCATGTGTCTGTTCTTGAGAAAGCTGCCAGCTCTTCTTGCATTGCTTGCTGCCACTCTTTATATTGTGAGGCTTGGTTGTATGTGGCAGGCTCAAATATGGCAGGCATGAGTATTACATATTTTAAATACTCAGGAGATAGTTTGGATAGAGTGAAATAAGAAGAGATAGGATATGGGGTTGCTGATGCAACTGAATTGCAGATGAAATCAGTGAGGTGTGATGGTGGTTTTATTGTTCTTCCATGACTAGATATGGTGGTTTTATTTGGAGAGGGGGTGATGGGATCAGTATTTGAGATAGAAGGGATGTGTGGAGTCTGAGAAGAAGAAGGGAAAACAGAAGGAGACAGGTGTGAGAATGGAAAAACATCCTCATGGAATGTGACATATGTGACATTTCTTGTGATTATTTCTTGCATAGAGTCCAAATCAATGAGCTTATATCCCTTATAGTCAGGGGGATATCCTAGTAAGGCACATTTAATGGCTCCAGGTGAAAATTTCTCCCTGCCCCGGCCTAGAGTAGAAGCATAACAGAGGCAACCAATCACTTTCAAGTGAGAATAGGAAGGTGGTTTTTGAAAGAGTACTTTAAATGGTGTCATATTATCTGGTAAAATAGATGATGGGACTCTATTAATCAGATAGGAGGCTGTGAGAATGCAATCTCCCCAGAAATGAATGGGAAGAAAAAACTGAAATAGCAGACTCCTAGCAACATTCAAGAGATGCTGATGTTTTCTTTCAACCCAGGCATTTTGTTGGGGAGTTTCAACACATGAGTGTTGAACAATGGTTCCAAAAGATGAGAATAATGAAGGTATGTTAAGTTCTGGAGCATTGTCACAATGAATGGATTTTATCTTTTTGGAGAATTGAGTAAGGACTGTGTTGAAGAATTGAGGAAGTATGGCTCCAACATCAGACTTGGTGTTCATCAGAAAAGTCCAGACAAATCCGGAACAATCATCTACAATAGTAAGTAAATATTTGTATCCCTGAGTGGTGGAGGGGTTGAAGGGTCCCCAAACATCACAATGAATGAGATCAAAACAGTTGGAAGCATTGGAATAAGATTTGGAGAACGGAAGATGTTTTTGCTTAGCAAGAggcagtgatggtttggcgaatttttgatggtgatgaatgcaggaaaatacagaccacgacacagagatttacgtggttcgatttactgaggtaaatctacgtccacgggaagaaaagagggcagagttgtattgcttgatctgttttctacagcttacaatacaaacttgctatatgatcttttatgtctcgagagcttctttagaacttaacccttttctatctgatctaagttctatttatacattgaactaagatcgtggcttgcatcaccactaatgatggttgtggatgtcgtggaggtcatggagatcctgcatgggtccactatcttgcatgagatcttgcatgagtccactatctctgtacttggtccactatcctgcatgtgatcctgcatgagttgactatcttccagttcggtcgaatactgagaccgaactgctgaactattgccgagcagctttagccgatctgagagtagagcttgactggtcggcttttaccgagctgtaggctggggccgaactctttggtaatgccgaactgatactcttccttgggctttgggctgatgggccgtcactgctgttgggcttgtttagtccgtaccccatcactaccccccccgaaaaacgaagtgaatcacttcggcgaagcgagtcacttcggcattctggataaaggtacggggtaagttgatgtttgtcctcggtcttatgaagtaaactcttctttgaccggtcaaagaagagtttacttcataagaccgaggacaaacatcaacttaccccgtacctttatccagaatgccgaagtgactcgcttcgccgaagtgattcacttcgtttttcgggggggggtagtgatggggtacggactaaacaagcccaacagcagtgacggcccatcagcccaaagcccaaggaagagtatcagttcggcattaccaaagagttcggccccagcctacagctcggtaaaagccgaccagtcaagctctactctcagatcggctaaagctgctcggcaatagttcagcagttcggtctcagtattcgaccgaactggaagatagtcaactcatgcaggatagtggaccaagtacagagatagtggactcatgcaagatctcatgcaagatagtggacccatgcaggatctccatgacctccacgacatccacaaccatcattagtggtgatgcaagccacgatcttagttcaatgtataaatagaacttagatcagatagaaaagggttaagttctaaagaagctctcgagacataaaagatcatatagcaagtttgtattgtaagctgtagaaaacagatcaagcaatacaactctgccctcttttcttcccgtggacgtagatttacctcagtaaatcgaaccacgtaaatctctgtgtcgtgatctgcattttcctgcattcatcaccatcaaaaattcgccaaaccatcactggcgcttTTATTTGGAAAATTGAGAATATCAGACATGGATTTCAGTTTCCCGAAAGATACATGTCCTAACCTCTTATGCCAAATAatccaagcctcctagctcaactggttgagaagggaggcaagTATACCGCGTCATCCTAGAGGTCGCgtgttcgacccctgggaggcgcatcttggggattaatttccctgggGCCTAGTGGATTCGCTGGCCTGACTCCAGAGCTTCGGGAGGTGATTAAGCCTGTACCCGTGCCTGGACCCAGGAGCTGGGGGAGGTGATTAAGCCTGGACCCGTGCCTGGACCCAGGAGCTGGGGGAGCCATTGGGCCCCACcttgacaacgaagcgcagcttggtaagacgcttcacctccgaccgttaggccgggggtccgagtcacttcggggggtaGGTGGGGAACCACCGTCGATTCtcctttaaaaaaaactcttatGCCAAATATCTATGCTAGCAACAGAATTTGCAAAAGGAACATCAATGGGGTAGTAAAAGATGAAGGAATGACAGAACCTTCCATAGGTGTGGAGTCAGAAGGGACATCAAGGTTGTACAGGTTTCCCAATCTGCTACCCCTCCCAATCACAGTTTTCTGAGAAGCTGCCTGAATTTCAATG
Encoded here:
- the LOC121756191 gene encoding protease Do-like 5, chloroplastic — encoded protein: MAKLGLAMCVKSSIPLHHTPSYCLNSGNATAVTRRKSLIFTTTFLATYLHWHQNPNLSTPPAIAQQFDDLDQEETRVVQIFQETSPSVVYIKDIELAEIPKSSSGNNIGEDEDDNAKVEGTGSGFIWDKFGHIVTNYHVVSKLATDTSGLQRCKVYLVDSGGKSITREGKIVGFDPDYDLAVLKVDAVGNELKPVAIGTSSALQVGQSCFAIGNPYGYENTLTTGVISGLGREIPSPNGRAIRGAIQTDAAINAGNSGGPLINSYGHVIGVNTATFTRRGSGMSSGVNFAIPIDTALRVVPTLIVYGTPYSNRY
- the LOC121756058 gene encoding uncharacterized mitochondrial protein AtMg00810-like — translated: MALPPGYDVDWQSVEGANSDSTLSASDHSFFFKNDSNSFFGIVVYVDDILVATTHPEMTGDFKTFLSQHFKFKDLGSPKYFLGLEIARNKKGILISHRKYTMDLLRDAGMFGCKPSAVPMDPLKKLKLDSDTPLKDASKYRRLIGRLLYLCITRPDVTFAVHKLSQYVSNPSDEHWEAAEKILRYLKSSPGHGLFYLSNSKVSLSIFSDADWAACPDTRKSITGYCLFLGSSMVSWKAKKQTTISRSSAEAEYRAMAQATCEVVWATALLKDFGIKVEKVVPLYCDNQSTIHICSNSVFHERTKHIEIDCHTVREKFLENVIKSLHIRNNLQLADIFTKPLGTLAFRSILSKMNFESLYNPS